TTTCTCGCACTCGCTGCGGGCGCGGCCGACGTCATCGTCAAACCCGCCGGCAACGAGTCGGCGCTCCGTTCCTTCTTTCCCGATCTCAACGAACGCATCGCCACTCTGGCCTCCGCTCACGCCGTGCCGACACACACGCCGCTCGAACGCGTACGCGCGCGCGGCGCCGATATGCCTTCGCGCAGCGCCGCTATCGAATGTGTGGTGATCGGCGCATCGACCGGAGGCCCGCCGGCACTCGTCGAACTGCTCACAGGTCTAGGGCCGGATTTTCCGGCGCCGATCATCATCGTGCAGCATATCGCGGCGCCGTTCATCGAAGGGCTCGTGCGCTGGCTTGACAAGGAGACGCCGCTTACCGTTACCTTGGCCGAAAACGGCACGAAGCCGGTCCGAGGCCGCGCCTATCTTGCGCCATCCGGCGCCGATCTCGTCTTCGAAACCGACGGGCGTCTTCGCGTTGTTCCGGTGACCACCGAACGCCGGGCGATCGCGCCGTCGGCGGACGCGCTCTTTTCGTCAGCAGCCGAAATCTATGGCGCGCGTTGTGCGGGCGTCCTATTGACTGGAATGGGTAGGGACGGAGCTGATGGTTTGCTGAAGCTCCGCACGAAGGGAGCGAAGACCTTTGCTCAAGATGAGCGGAGCTGCACCGTATTCGGAATGCCTGCCGCGGCGGGGCGACTGGGAGCCGTCGAAGCATTTGGCGAACCAAAAGCTATCGCTGGGCGCCTACGCAAACTGGCCGCTCGACTCGAAAGGATGTCCTGATGAGGCAGACCGTCCTACTTGTGGACGACAGCGTCACCCAATCGTTCGCGTTGAAGCTCGCGCTCCAGCGTGCCGGTTTTCGCGTGCTCACCGCCCCCGACGGCCGGACCGCATTGAAGATGATCGCCGCCGAGGTGCCCGACCTCGTAGTCGCGGATGTGATCATGCCGATGATGGACGGCTACGAGCTGTGTCGGCAGATCAAAGATAATGCGCCGACTGCGAACACGCCGGTCATCCTCATGAGCGGTCTGGGTGAGACCCACGATCAATATTGGCGCAAGCATGCCGGCGCCGACCTCTATGTGGCAAAGACGGCCGACGCCACCAAACTCGTCAAAGCCGTTGAAGATCTCGTGTCGGGCAATGCGCCCGATCCCGACGGCATCACGTAACCCCGTCCCGTAGGAGGGCAAGCATCGATTGCCCTGTCCTGTAGGAGGGTGAGCAACGCTCACCCATTTTTTGGGCAAGCGTTGCTTGCCCTAGTACGTTGGCCCTCCTACATATTCGCTTTGATCTCACGCAGCAACGCCGCTGCGTGCTTGAGCGCCTCGGCGCTTTCACCATCGCCCGCCAGCATGCGGGCGATTTCCGTTCGGACGGCAACGCGGCCGCCAAGCGATCCAGCCTCAACGATCGTCCGCCCTTTTCGGACCACCTTCGTCAACGCGACGTGATGGTCGGCGAACGCCGCGATCTGAGCCAAATGCGTCACGCACAGGACCTGCGCGCGGACACTTAGTTCTGCGATGCGCGCGCCCACCGCTCGCGCGGCGGCTCCGCCGATGCCGGCGTCGATCTCATCGAGCACGACGATCGGATGAGGATCGACGTCCGCAAATGCGAGCTTGAGCGCGAGGAGCAAACGCGAGAGTTCTCCGCCGGAAGCCGCTTTTGTAATGGGCCGGAGCGGCTCATTGGGATTGAGCGCCGCCAAGAATTCGACCGAGTCGCCACCCGACGCGCCGATGCCGCCTGCGCGCGGCTCGACCACGCAGGAAAACGTGGCTCCCCGCATGCCTAGTTCTTGCAGTTCGGATTGGGCGCGAAGCGCCAACCGGTCGCCCGCCGCTATGCGCTCGCGAGTGAGCTTGGCGGCGGTCTGCGAGAGAATCGTTTCGCGTTCGCGCAGACGCGCTTCGACCAGCGCGATCTCCTGATCACGCCGCTCGAGCCGCTCCGCCTCTGCAGCCGCACGCTTACCCGCTTCGAGGACATCGACAATGCCCGGTCCATGCTTCTTGAGCAATGCTTCGATCGCGTCGATGCGATCGTCGATCTCATCGACTTGCCCGGACTGAAGCGCGCCGTCGTCGCCGAGCGCCGCAAGCGATGCCGTCACGTCCTGCGCCGCGCCCTGCAGTCCGCGAATGGTTTGGGCGATCTCGCCGAGCTGCGCGCCGATGGCTGCGACGCCGTCCATCGCCTTCGCTGCGCGTCCGAGACTCGCGACGGCGCCGCGATCGCCGTCGGAAAGCGCGCTTGCCGCAAGGTCGATCGCTTGCGCGATCTTCGTGGCGTGTGCGAGCAGGGAGCGCCGCTCGCGCAGCCGCTCGAGCTCGCCCTCCTGCAGATTCGCGCCGGCGATCTCGCGCGATGCGAACCGCGCGTCTTCGAGACGGCGTTCCAACCGCGCGTCGTCGATGCGCAGTCCATCGACCTCGACGTTCAACGCACGCAGGTCTTCGACCAACCCCGCGCATTCGGCGCGTAGCGACAGGGCCGCATCGCCCGCATACGCATCGAGCATCGAGAGATGGCGCGCCGGCTGCAGGAGCACCTGATGCTCGTGCTGGCCGACGACGTCGAGCATGATCTGCCTGAGCTCGCGCAACTGGCCGGCCGTGGCGGGCTTGCCATTGATGCGCGCCGACGATCGTCCGCCGGCCGTGATCTCTCTGGAGACGACCAAAGGGCCGCCCGCCTCGAGGTCGTCGTCGGAAAAGCCGTTTTCGATCAACCAGGCGCCTGCTTCAGGCGCGCTTTCCAATTCGACGAACGCGCATGCGCGCGCCGCGCCCGCGCGCACCACATCCGCTCCGGCGCGCTCTCCAAAGGCGAACCCAAGGGCGTCGATCACCATCGACTTGCCGCTTCCGGTCTCGCCTGTGAAGGCATTGAGTCCAGGTCCAACGTCCGCGGTGGTGCGGTCGATGAGGCCGAAGCCCTCGACCGTCAGCGAGCGCAGCCGCCCTCTAGGCGCCGTTCTTGCTGTCATGCGCATCGGCGTCCAGCGAGCGCTTGATGGACGAACCCCAGTGAAGCTTGCGTTCGAGCAGTTGAAAGAACATCCGGTCGTTTGAACAGACGAAGAGCACCGGCTGTTGCGCTTTGACGACGGTGACGACGCTGCCGCCAGGCAGATCGAGCTCCTCGCGACCGTCGGCGAAAAGTTTTGTCCCCGGCCCGGTGCGAGGCACGCTCACGCGAATCCGTTCGTCTGCGCGCACGACGAGCGGGCGCGAGAACAGCGTGTGCGGACAGATGGGCGCGATGCCCAGCGCTTCGAGCCGCGGCGCCATGATCGGTCCGCCCGCCGAGAGGAAGTACGCCGTGCTGCCGGTCGGACTTGAGACCACGATGCCGTCGGCAGGAATGTCGGCTACGCGTTCGCCGCCGATCTCGATGCCGAACGTGAGCGTGCGGCCGTGCTGCTTGCGGTCGATGTGGATTTCGTTGAGCGCGAAATACGTGCCCGGCATGCCTTCTACCGATGCTTGCAACGCGATGCGCGATTCGATCTCGACGCCGTCACGAAGCACTCGCGCGAGCCCTTCGGTGAAATCACGCCGGTCCAATTGCGTGAGGAAACCCATGCGGCCGAAATCAACGCCGAGGATAGGGATATCGAGCGGCGCGGCAAGATGCGCGGCCTGGAGCAGGGTGCCGTCGCCGCCGAACGACACCATGAGATCGGCGCCGCCGGGGAACGACTGGCTCGCCGTGATGCCGGCCGACTTCACCGCTGCGGCCTGGTCCGGACGCATCTGCACGGCGGCATCTTGCCCGATCGCGACCGCCGCCGCATTTCGAGCGGCCTCGAGCGCTGCGGGCCGCGCCGAATCCACGAACAGCGCGAGACTCTTCACAGCGTGCCGGATCATGTGTCGAGCGTTTCGTGGGCGCGGCGCACCGTACCCGCCACGTCCAATTCCGCGCGAGCGGGCGGCGCATCGCCGCGCGTCGCGCCCAATAAGAACTCGATATTTCCAGCCGGACCTTTGACGGGCGAATGAGTCAACTCAAGCGGCGTGAGGCCGGCTGCAGCGAATGCGGTCATGACGCTTTCGATAGCAGCAGTCTGCGCAGCAGGATCGCGCACGACGCCACCCGATCCGACTGCCGCTCGCCCAGCCTCGAACTGCGGTTTGATCAAGCAGACGGCCTTGCCGTCCTGCGACAGCGCGGCGGCGAAATTGCCGCACAGCTTCGAAAGCGAGATGAACGAGACGTCGGCGCACAAAAATGCGAACGGCGCCCCGAGCACCGCGACATCGGCGGACCGGAAGTTGCAGCGTTCGACCACCGTGACGCGCGGGTCGTTGCGAAGGCGCCACGCGAGCTGACCGTAACCAACGTCGACGGAAGTCACGCTTGCCGCGCCGCGTTGAAGCAAACAGTCGGTGAAGCCGCCCGTCGACGCGCCGACATCGAGACATTTCAATCCCTCGACCTGCCAGCCGAATTCCTGAAGCGCGTGCTCGAGTTTGAGCCCACCGCGGCTGACGAAGCGAGCGCCGCCTTCGATTTCGAGGTTGACATCGATGCCGACGAACGAGCCGGACTTGGTATGCGGCACGCCGTCCACACGCACCAAGCCCGCGAGCACCAATGCTTGCGCGTGCTCGCGCGAACAACCCGCGCGCTCTGCCACAAGCACATCGAGACGCCGCTTATCCTTCTTCGTCGCCCTCGTCCTCGTCGCCGAGTTCGTCCTCGTCAGGAGGCTCGGCCTCGTCGTCGCCGCCGGCTTTGAGCGCCTCCTTCACCTGCACTTCGGCTTCGGCGAGTTTGTCGCGACAGACTCTTGCGAGCGTCGTGCCTTCCTTGAAGAGCGCGATCGACTCGTCCAACGGTAGATTTCCGTCATCGAGTTTGTCGACGATCTTCTCAAGTCGCGCCAGCGCCTGCTCGAAAGTTGGACCCTTTTCGGGCTCGGACTTGCCTTTGGTCTTAGTCATTCGTCTCCTCGATCATGTCGACGGTTGCTTTAAGCCCGCCACGACGCAATGTGACACCGATCCGTTCACCCGCCGCGGTCGCCGCCGCGTCGCTGATCACGCGGTCGTTCGCGTCGAAGACGATCGCGTATCCGCGCGCGAGCGTGGCGTGCGGACCGAGCACGGTCAAACGAGCGTGCGTGAGGTCGAATGCACCCCGGCGTGCGAGTGCGATGCGGCCAAACCCGGCGGCAAGCCGTTCGCGCGCCGTGCGCCATCGTGAGAGCGCACGGTCGATCGCACGCGGTCCCGCGGCGCGCGCACGCGCCATCGAATCTGCGATACGCCGGCGTGCCTCGTGAAGCCGGCGGCGCGGATCGCCGCGGCGCAAGCCGGCGGACAGGTCGTCGACGATCTGCGCCGCGGCGCCGATGATGCCGTCCGGCGCGCGCAGGAGCGCGTCGAGCGCGCGCTCGCTGCGGCCGCGAGCGAGATCGACGGACCGGCTGAGGCTTCGCGCCAGACGGCTCTCGAGTTGTGACACGCGGCGCAGCAGCGCGTACCGGTCGGACGTGACGATCTCTGCTGCGGCGGTCGGCGTGGCGGCACGCTTATCCGCCACGAAATCGGCGATGGTGAAGTCGGTCTCGTGCCCGATGGCGCTGATCACCGGGCGGGCGCACGCGGCGATGGCGCGCGCGACCGCCTCCGAGTTGAACGCCCATAGATCCTCGATGGATCCTCCGCCGCGTGCGATGACGACGACATCGACCGGCAATCGGCCCGCGCGCGCGATGGCTGCGGCCAAGAGCGGCGCCGCGCTTTCGCCCTGGACGGGCGCGTGAACAACGGTGATGGCGACGTGGCCCCCGCGCCGGCGGCACGTCGTGACGAAATCTTGCAACGCCGCCGCACCACGGCTCGTCACGATGGCGACGCTGCTCACGAACGCCGGAATCTGTCGCTTTCGTTCGGCTTCGAAGAGCCCTTCGCGGCGCAGCTTCTCTTTCAGCAGTTCGAACAGCCGGTGCAGCGCTCCGCGGCCTTGCGGCACGACATCATCGACCGTGAGCTGGAACTGACTGCGTTCTTTGTAGATGTTGAGGCGGCCGGACAATTCGACTGCCGCTCCGTCGGCCAATGGAAACGGTACATCGAGCCTCGCGACCGTTGAACGCCAGACCACGCACGCCACCAACCCGTCGTTGTCCTTGAGATTGAAATACGCGTGCCCGCTTGGCGCCAGCGTACATTTCGAGATCTCGCCGGTCACGCGCACGCGGTTGGGAAAGGCGGATTCCAGCGCGCTCTTGACCGCGCGGCACAATTCGCCGACAGTCATCGCCGGGGCGTCGAAAAGGGTTGTGCGCATGACGTTACGGTGTGGAGGTAGGAAGAGGCGACGGTGCCTCCGGCGCCGGCGGTTGCGTGGGCTCCGGCGACTGCAACGGCTCGGGCGTGCCGCCCGGCCCCGGGGTTGGCGTGGATTGCCACGCCGGCAGCACGTTAGCGTCGTCTATCGGGCCGATGAGCTGGGCGCCTTTGCTTACGACGGGCCGCACCGGCGCGCAATAGGCGAGGGGCGCCGTGCCGTTCAAAAAATATTCGCCCTCGCCGCCCTGGCCTGGAAGCGCGCGCCGGTTTTGGCCGGCGCAGATGCGCACTTCTTGGACGTCGGGCGGCTGCGACGCGAAATCTTGCGCCTTCACCGGCGCGAGCGCGCGTTTCATGAACGCCGCCCAGATCAGCGCCGGCACGTTACCGCCGTACGATTCGTACATCTTCGAATAGTCGTCGTTGCCCACCCAGACAGCCGCGGACAATTGCGGCACGAAGCCCACGAACCAGGCATCGCGAAAGTCCGACGTCGTGCCGGTCTTGCCGGCGGCCGGACGTCCGATGATCGCGTTCGGGTAGCCTGTGCCCGCTTGGATCACGCTTTCCATCATGGTGGTCATGATAAAGGCGGTCCCGCTCGACAGTGCGACCCGCCGTTGCGGATAGCGATTGTCGAGGATGATCGATCCATATTTGTCCGTCACGAAGCGGATTCCGGTTGGCGGCGTATACACGCCGCCGTCCGCGATCGTGGAATAACCGGACACCATGTCGAGCGGCGAGACGACGCCCGTGCCGAGCGCGAGCGAAAGGTCGGGCTGCAGGTCCTCGGTGATGCCCATCTTGTGCGCGTAGTCGATGACCGTGTCGATGCCGATCGTTTGCGCGAGCTTCACCGCGACCACGTTGCGGGAGAGAGCGAATGCTCGCCGCAGCGTGATCTCGCCCAGAAATCGGTGGTCGTCATCCATGGGCT
This sequence is a window from Candidatus Eremiobacteraceae bacterium. Protein-coding genes within it:
- a CDS encoding chemotaxis protein CheB — encoded protein: MIKSRWARVLIVEDSPVAGRILSDGISRDQRLAVAGIAVTARSAVEMAERLRPDVITLDLVLPDESGLRVVQRVLHTRHVPIIIVSTLGVDGSESMPFLALAAGAADVIVKPAGNESALRSFFPDLNERIATLASAHAVPTHTPLERVRARGADMPSRSAAIECVVIGASTGGPPALVELLTGLGPDFPAPIIIVQHIAAPFIEGLVRWLDKETPLTVTLAENGTKPVRGRAYLAPSGADLVFETDGRLRVVPVTTERRAIAPSADALFSSAAEIYGARCAGVLLTGMGRDGADGLLKLRTKGAKTFAQDERSCTVFGMPAAAGRLGAVEAFGEPKAIAGRLRKLAARLERMS
- a CDS encoding response regulator is translated as MRQTVLLVDDSVTQSFALKLALQRAGFRVLTAPDGRTALKMIAAEVPDLVVADVIMPMMDGYELCRQIKDNAPTANTPVILMSGLGETHDQYWRKHAGADLYVAKTADATKLVKAVEDLVSGNAPDPDGIT
- a CDS encoding AAA family ATPase encodes the protein MTARTAPRGRLRSLTVEGFGLIDRTTADVGPGLNAFTGETGSGKSMVIDALGFAFGERAGADVVRAGAARACAFVELESAPEAGAWLIENGFSDDDLEAGGPLVVSREITAGGRSSARINGKPATAGQLRELRQIMLDVVGQHEHQVLLQPARHLSMLDAYAGDAALSLRAECAGLVEDLRALNVEVDGLRIDDARLERRLEDARFASREIAGANLQEGELERLRERRSLLAHATKIAQAIDLAASALSDGDRGAVASLGRAAKAMDGVAAIGAQLGEIAQTIRGLQGAAQDVTASLAALGDDGALQSGQVDEIDDRIDAIEALLKKHGPGIVDVLEAGKRAAAEAERLERRDQEIALVEARLRERETILSQTAAKLTRERIAAGDRLALRAQSELQELGMRGATFSCVVEPRAGGIGASGGDSVEFLAALNPNEPLRPITKAASGGELSRLLLALKLAFADVDPHPIVVLDEIDAGIGGAAARAVGARIAELSVRAQVLCVTHLAQIAAFADHHVALTKVVRKGRTIVEAGSLGGRVAVRTEIARMLAGDGESAEALKHAAALLREIKANM
- a CDS encoding NAD(+)/NADH kinase is translated as MIRHAVKSLALFVDSARPAALEAARNAAAVAIGQDAAVQMRPDQAAAVKSAGITASQSFPGGADLMVSFGGDGTLLQAAHLAAPLDIPILGVDFGRMGFLTQLDRRDFTEGLARVLRDGVEIESRIALQASVEGMPGTYFALNEIHIDRKQHGRTLTFGIEIGGERVADIPADGIVVSSPTGSTAYFLSAGGPIMAPRLEALGIAPICPHTLFSRPLVVRADERIRVSVPRTGPGTKLFADGREELDLPGGSVVTVVKAQQPVLFVCSNDRMFFQLLERKLHWGSSIKRSLDADAHDSKNGA
- the xseB gene encoding exodeoxyribonuclease VII small subunit; this translates as MTKTKGKSEPEKGPTFEQALARLEKIVDKLDDGNLPLDESIALFKEGTTLARVCRDKLAEAEVQVKEALKAGGDDEAEPPDEDELGDEDEGDEEG
- a CDS encoding TlyA family RNA methyltransferase; this encodes MLVAERAGCSREHAQALVLAGLVRVDGVPHTKSGSFVGIDVNLEIEGGARFVSRGGLKLEHALQEFGWQVEGLKCLDVGASTGGFTDCLLQRGAASVTSVDVGYGQLAWRLRNDPRVTVVERCNFRSADVAVLGAPFAFLCADVSFISLSKLCGNFAAALSQDGKAVCLIKPQFEAGRAAVGSGGVVRDPAAQTAAIESVMTAFAAAGLTPLELTHSPVKGPAGNIEFLLGATRGDAPPARAELDVAGTVRRAHETLDT
- the xseA gene encoding exodeoxyribonuclease VII large subunit, whose translation is MRTTLFDAPAMTVGELCRAVKSALESAFPNRVRVTGEISKCTLAPSGHAYFNLKDNDGLVACVVWRSTVARLDVPFPLADGAAVELSGRLNIYKERSQFQLTVDDVVPQGRGALHRLFELLKEKLRREGLFEAERKRQIPAFVSSVAIVTSRGAAALQDFVTTCRRRGGHVAITVVHAPVQGESAAPLLAAAIARAGRLPVDVVVIARGGGSIEDLWAFNSEAVARAIAACARPVISAIGHETDFTIADFVADKRAATPTAAAEIVTSDRYALLRRVSQLESRLARSLSRSVDLARGRSERALDALLRAPDGIIGAAAQIVDDLSAGLRRGDPRRRLHEARRRIADSMARARAAGPRAIDRALSRWRTARERLAAGFGRIALARRGAFDLTHARLTVLGPHATLARGYAIVFDANDRVISDAAATAAGERIGVTLRRGGLKATVDMIEETND